A stretch of Eleutherodactylus coqui strain aEleCoq1 chromosome 9, aEleCoq1.hap1, whole genome shotgun sequence DNA encodes these proteins:
- the PPDPFL gene encoding pancreatic progenitor cell differentiation and proliferation factor-like protein, with protein MASVPSAGCLLAKNQFYRVRLNSESSACSSSSESGLPMDLEKPPQGLPEMIEKCWWLKTFFHCEQVPISTVKINMGTEGHHS; from the exons ATGGCATCTGTTCCATCAGCTGGTTGCCTCTTAGCAAAAAATCAGTTCTACAGAG TGCGACTGAACTCAGAGTCTAGTGCCTGCTCCAGTAGTTCAGAATCAGGACTTCCTATGGATCTGGAAAAACCTCCGCAag GTTTACCCGAGATGATTGAAAAATGCTGGTGGTTGAAAACGTTTTTCCACTGTGAGCAAGTTCCCATTTCTACAGTGAAGATAAATATGGGCACTGAAGG GCACCACAGCTGA